The Methanosarcina barkeri MS DNA window TTACACTTTTGGAGGAATTGGGGCAGCCTTTCTGATTATTCTAATATATCGACGTATGGCTTCAAAAGAGCAAGAACTGATCGAACATCCTCCAGGAGAGCTCTATCCGCATAAAATCTGGAAAAAATTAGGGCTTGAAGATATAAATCTGGAAGAATTCGAGGCCGAAAGGATCAGGCTCTTTACTGCAATACCTGTTGTATTCATAGGCTTGGCCGAACTCCTTATCTATGCAGACAGAATAAAAATCGCTATCTGGATACATATCGGAGTTTTAATTGCGTTATCTCTTTCCGATATAATCATAAAGAATCTCAAAGTATACAGAATTTATCAGGCTCTAATGCTCCTCCCTATCCTGAGATTGGTAAATCTTTCGATGCCTGTATTTTTTAATAACACCCTTTATACCTTCGTTTTCGTCTACGCCCCTCTTTTAGTTCCTCTGGCAATTATAATAATTAATCAGCGTTCCTCTTTTGAGCATATAGGGATTACTACAAATAATCTTCCTGCTTATATTATCCTTTCAATTCCACTGGGCTTTCTTTTTGGGCTTGGAGAATACTTTACTATCCATCCAGGCTACCTTATTCAGGATCTTTCCATCGGAAACCTGCTTAAACTTACTTTTATAATGGTTTTCTTCGTGGGTTTAGTTGAAGAACTTATTTTCAGGTCAATCCTCCAGACCAGGCTTGAAGATGCGCTCAGTGTGAAAGAAGCGGTGTTAATCACAGGTCTTCTGTTTGGGCTCATGCACTCGGGATATGGTACCTTCCATGAAGTTTTATATACGGGTTTTGTAGGACTTTTCATGGGCTTTGCTTTCTACAAGACAAGAAGTCTGCCCTTTATTGCTATCTTTCACGGCTTAGTAAATGTTTTCCTTTTTGGGGTTTTTCCTCATTATCTGAGTGGAGTAATGTTCTGAGATTTATTAAAACCAGTATAAGCATTCAGCAGGTAGTGTCGTGAATTTGCTGTAAATTTATAATCAAATTTTTGGGTGCAATGAGAAATAATCTTTCCAATGAGAATTCTCTACCCCAGAACTTTTTGAGAGCTAATATTTACAGAAAAATTGACACACTGCCAGATTAGATTTTGATGTTGATTATAGATAGCTGAAGATAACAAAAAGCATTGGATTAAGCCTGAATTCTGTCTTTTTAGGCGCATATATGCTTTTTCTCATATCTAAGAGGACAGATGATGGCGAGTTAAAAATATTATCTTGCATCCGATGTGCTTAAGTTTAAGCGCATAAGTCGATATCAAGCGATATTTATGCGCTTAAAAATTTGGACCTACAGATTAAATCTAAAATAGGTTTTTTGAATGAAAAGTACTCAAAAAAATAAGAATAATTAACTATTAATTTATAGAAAAGGAGAAAAAGTAAGGTTATTCGTTGTTTTGTGTGGATATCCTCATAATGTCTTCATAAAAATCAATGTGGTCTCGAATTGAAAATCATCTTATCCACAGGGAATGACGAAGAGCCAAAAGTAAAATACTCTATAAAAGCTGTAATCATGGT harbors:
- a CDS encoding CPBP family intramembrane glutamic endopeptidase, with amino-acid sequence MKKRLIHTKQKKLDLLIIILVLSLALMAVSPACCSDSNNSSSSQTEPVLKLVPSNNAGEPGFSKFVLSDESSGPFQHIEQYVDIIYTFGGIGAAFLIILIYRRMASKEQELIEHPPGELYPHKIWKKLGLEDINLEEFEAERIRLFTAIPVVFIGLAELLIYADRIKIAIWIHIGVLIALSLSDIIIKNLKVYRIYQALMLLPILRLVNLSMPVFFNNTLYTFVFVYAPLLVPLAIIIINQRSSFEHIGITTNNLPAYIILSIPLGFLFGLGEYFTIHPGYLIQDLSIGNLLKLTFIMVFFVGLVEELIFRSILQTRLEDALSVKEAVLITGLLFGLMHSGYGTFHEVLYTGFVGLFMGFAFYKTRSLPFIAIFHGLVNVFLFGVFPHYLSGVMF